A section of the Castanea sativa cultivar Marrone di Chiusa Pesio chromosome 12, ASM4071231v1 genome encodes:
- the LOC142618645 gene encoding TMV resistance protein N-like yields MHDLLQEMGRDMVCQEYPDNPLMRSRLWLYKDIEDALERNKETEKIEGIVLKLFNPKVAHWNLESFSKMHCLKTLIIDNVDLKKDLKYLPSGLRFLDWSGYPSKLFPSSFKAKSFERLKAIKLNKSLKLIKTPNFTDFPILEELELEDCINLLALHPLIGVHKKLTLLNLKGCKNLKSLPRKLEMESLKILILSECSKVKSIPEFGENMKSVSKLYLDGTTISKLPTSIGNLTGLVLLNVKDCKNLMTLPISFLNLKSLEKLHISGCSKLLKSLGATECLEGLDETGAAKNFKKLFISGVKRRSTNPLDLSITSLSCLRSLSKLETLDLSYCNLNAIPDAICCLSTLGNLILRGNNFGSFMQGSPDPLEMLLTSLSEGSFSLNKLDLSYCNLNGFSDRIGCLPSLKELILSGNKFGYLPESIAQLSNLLFLRLEDCPSLRSLPMLPYRPVGSPLLDSLPENWKLPIPEIFGFGTSMWIAFTNFAPRAPELEERWIKMAPSQDFIPYIYRLSPKAGHLVSRIALESEIPEWFELQNKGAEINIKVPSHLYNELAGIASCAVFCCCQPVDIVQRDCYFMRNGQIISSEIIIFPTPPDLSDQLFLAYLPIGVSNWKRDVVNGFAKFGFRYQAHGSRTEVKECGIHLVYKKDSESFRKNRNQITAERKKKAIEESRAERTERRKKQREKDIDEIKRLMAESRRSNNSIILYEGSDDCDGAGPSGEGSSNDVPHPKQIERLPGLAHGDSAFEGSSEYDEWGVRSDWEYSSASDQEG; encoded by the exons ATGCATGATTTACTCCAAGAAATGGGTCGGGATATGGTTTGTCAAGAGTACCCTGACAATCCTTTGATGCGTAGTAGATTGTGGTTGTATAAAGACATTGAAGATGCACTAGAAAGAAATAAG GAAACAGAAAAAATTGAAGGCATAGTCCTAAAGTTATTCAATCCAAAAGTGGCACATTGGAATCTTGAATCCTTTTCAAAGATGCATTGTCTGAAAACCCTCATAATTGATAATGTCGACCTCAAGAAGGATCTCAAATATCTTCCTAGTGGCTTAAGATTTCTTGATTGGAGTGGGTACCCTTCAAAATTGTTTCCATCAAGTTTCAAAGCCAAG TCTTTTGAGAGGTTGAAAGCCATCAAATTGAACAAGTCTCTGAAACTTATTAAAACCCCTAACTTCACTGATTTCCCCATTCTTGAGGAATTGGAACTTGAggattgtataaatttacttgcTTTGCACCCATTAATTGGAGTTCATAAAAAGCTCACTCTTCTTAATCTGAAAGGTTGCAAAAACCTCAAAAGTCTTCCAAGAAAGCTTGAAATGGAGTCTCTTAAGATTCTTATTCTTTCTGAATGCTCAAAAGTAAAAAGTATTCCAGAATTTGGGGAAAACATGAAAAGTGTATCAAAGCTTTACTTAGATGGCACTACCATTTCAAAATTGCCTACATCAATTGGGAATTTGACGGGTCTTGTTTTATTGAATGTAAAAGATTGCAAAAACCTCATGACTCTTCCTATCTcctttttaaatctcaaatccCTTGAAAAACTGCATATTTCTGGATGCTCAAAACTACTAAAGAGCTTGGGGGCTACTGAATGTTTAGAGGGGCTTGATGAGACTGGAGctgctaaaaattttaaaaaactatttattagTGGAGTTAAGCGAAGAAGTACCAATCCCTTGGATTTGTCAATTACTTCTCTATCGTGTTTGCGTTCTTTGAGCAAATTGGAGACATTGGATTTAAGTTATTGCAATCTCAATGCAATCCCCGATGCTATTTGTTGCTTATCCACTTTAGGAAATTTAATTCTAAGAGGAAATAATTTTGGTTCCTTCATGCAAGGAAGTCCCGATCCCTTAGAGATGTTATTGACTTCTCTATCGGAGGGTTCGTTTTCTTTGAACAAATTGGATCTAAGTTATTGCAATCTCAATGGTTTCTCCGATAGAATTGGTTGCCTTCCCAGTCTAAAAGAATTAATTCTAAGTGGAAATAAGTTTGGTTACCTCCCGGAAAGCATTGCTCAACTAAGTAATCTGTTATTTTTGCGCCTGGAAGATTGCCCGAGTCTCCGATCATTACCAATGCTTCCATATCGGCCGGTGGGTAGTCCATTATTAGATTCATTACCAGAGAATTGGAAGTTGCCTATTCCtgaaatttttggatttggaactaGTATGTGGATTGCTTTTACAAACTTTGCCCCAAGGGCGCCGGAGTTGGAAGAACGTTGGATAAAAATGGCTCCCAGTCAAGACTTCATTCCATATATATACAGGCTCAGCCCCAAGGCTGGACACTTAGTAAGCAGAATTGCTTTGGAAAGTGAAATTCCGGAGTGGTTTGAGCTTCAAAATAAAGGGGCTGAAATTAATATTAAAGTTCCTTCTCATTTGTACAATGAGTTGGCGGGAATTGCTAGTTGTGCTGTGTTTTGCTGTTGTCAACCGGTCGACATTGTACAACGTGACTGCTATTTTATGCGTAATGGACAAATTATTTCATCAGAAATCATAATTTTTCCAACGCCTCCGGATTTATCAGACCAGCTTTTCCTAGCCTATTTACCTATAGGAGTGAGCAATTGGAAAAGAGATGTTGTGAATGGATTCGCTAAGTTTGGCTTTAGATATCAAGCCCATGGTTCACGCACGGAGGTGAAGGAATGCGGAATTCATTTGGTGTACAAGAAAGATAGTGAAAGTTTCCGAAAAAATCGCAATCAAATTACGGccgagagaaagaagaaagctatTGAAGAAAGCCGGGCTGAGAGAActgagagaagaaagaaacagaggGAAAAAGACATCGATGAAATCAAACGACTTATGGCTGAGAGTCGGAGAAGCAACAACAGCATCATTCTTTATGAGGGCTCGGATGATTGTGATGGGGCTGGACCTAGTGGAGAGGGAAGCTCTAATGATGTACCACACCCGAAGCAAATTGAAAGGCTCCCAGGACTGGCCCATGGTGACTCTGCTTTTGAGGGATCAAGTGAGTACGACGAATGGGGGGTAAGGAGCGATTGGGAGTATAGTAGCGCGAGTGACCAGGAAGGCTAA
- the LOC142618646 gene encoding disease resistance protein RPV1-like produces MASTSSETPSSSLLSSSSSIPGSDYDVFLSFRGEDTRLSFTDHLYEAFILRGIEAFRDSEKLQLGQVIASELIQAIEKSQYAIVIFSEKYADSRWCLDELAEIVECKKNKGLKVVPIFYHVNPSDVRNQTGPFGKAFADHNKDDRIDGEKIQKWKKALTEVGNLSGEHIILHQSSEAKVIQNIVQWISNKLSYKIETNELVGISSRTKDLKSRLALESKDVRFIGIWGMGGMGKTTLAKVVHKTFSNQFEADSFIHDVRRKSENGLHVLQKRLLKELLCGIDMDIQDVDEGVFIIKKRLHCKKILLVLDDVDDLKQLEKLAGGHNWFGPGSRIIITTRNKSLLETHDVNEIYEVKELHNGEALQLFSLKAFGKGHPDVDYMELSQDFVRYSRGLPLALELLGLSLKKKKKKFSGKVC; encoded by the exons ATGGCTTCCACTAGCTCCGAAACACCCTCTTCATCATTattatcatcttcttcttcaatacCTGGTTCGGACTATGATGTTTTTCTCAGTTTTCGGGGTGAGGACACCCGCCTTAGCTTTACAGACCATTTATATGAGGCATTTATATTGAGAGGCATTGAAGCCTTCAGAGACAGCGAAAAACTCCAACTAGGACAAGTCATTGCTTCTGAGCTCATACAAGCAATAGAAAAATCCCAGTATGCAATTGTTATTTTCTCAGAAAAATATGCAGATTCCAGGTGGTGCTTGGATGAACTTGCTGAAATTGttgaatgcaaaaaaaataagggacTTAAAGTGGTGCCCATCTTTTACCATGTAAATCCCTCAGACGTGCGGAACCAGACTGGGCCATTTGGAAAAGCCTTTGCTGACCATAATAAAGATGACAGAATAGACGGAGAGAAGATCCAGAAATGGAAGAAGGCTCTGACAGAAGTGGGGAATTTATCTGGCGAGCATATTATTTTACATCAAAG cTCTGAGGCAAAAGTTATCCAAAACATTGTGCAATGGATATCAAAtaaattgagttataaaatCGAAACTAATGAACTAGTTGGAATAAGTTCCCGAACTAAGGATTTGAAGTCACGTTTAGCTTTAGAGTCAAAAGATGTTCGCTTTATAGGAATTTGGGGGATGGGAGGAATGGGTAAAACAACTCTAGCAAAAGTTGTTCATAAAACGTTTTCCAATCAATTTGAAGCTGATAGTTTTATTCATGATGTTAGGAGGAAATCTGAAAATGGTTTACATGTGTTACAAAAAAGACTTTTGAAAGAGCTTTTGTGCGGCATAGATATGGATATACAAGATGTTGATGAGGGAGTTTTCATCATAAAGAAAAGGTTACATTGCAAAAAgattcttcttgttcttgatgaTGTAGATGATTTAAAGCAATTAGAGAAGTTAGCTGGGGGGCATAATTGGTTTGGTCCAGGTAGTAGGATTATCATAACAACAAGAAATAAGAGCTTGCTTGAGACACATGATGTAAATGAAATATATGAGGTTAAAGAATTGCATAATGGCGAAGCTCTTCAACTTTTTAGTTTGAAAGCTTTTGGGAAAGGCCATCCTGATGTTGATTATATGGAACTATCCCAAGATTTTGTACGTTATTCTCGTGGCCTTCCTTTAGCCCTTGAGCTTTTGGGtctctctttgaaaaaaaaaaaaaaaaagttttctggAAAGGTTTGTTAG